Proteins from a single region of Rhizobium binae:
- a CDS encoding aldo/keto reductase: MTSDQPIRWGIIGPGAIARTFADGVAHSRTGKLVAIATRNPSKPGLAENFPGARIVNGYEALLADKEVDAVYISTPHTGHVEWAIKAARAGKHILVEKPIALSAYDAEAVYYEAKKAAVFAGEAFMYRVHPQTEKLVELIKSGVIGTVRIIRSSFGFNMGSYRPEHRLFANDTAGGGILDVGGYPVSMARLIAGAADGKAFLEPEKVSGVAHLGESGVDEWASAVLKFPNEIIAEVSCSIMAQQDNVLRIIGSEGRIEVTDFWFASGHKGGVGKIEIFKGGKQETLEIKEDRWLYSFEADAAGDAIRAGRTEFPAPGMSWADSIGNLRVLDQWRASVGLEYGVEKAAKRTTNIAGGAVTRGSSIPQREIPGISKPASVVTLGFEFFPNFAAASLTLDAFYEAGGNAFDTAYVYGAGKTESIFGDWHTSRKVPREEIVLIGKGAHSPICYPDMIAKQLDQSLARLKTDYVDIYFMHRDNTDVPVGEFVDAMDAEVKRGRIRGIFGGSNWTRARFDEAIAYAEKSGKAAPAALSNNFSLAEMLDPIWAGCVAASDDDWKKWLNEKQIPNFAWSSQGRGFFTDRAGRDKRDDEEIVRAWYSERNFGRRDRAIELAKKLGRNPIHIALAYVIAQPFPVIPLIGPRTVAELEDSLSALDIKLTPNQVKWLEG; the protein is encoded by the coding sequence ATGACTTCCGATCAACCGATCCGCTGGGGCATTATCGGCCCCGGCGCCATCGCCCGCACCTTTGCAGACGGCGTCGCCCATTCGCGCACCGGCAAACTGGTGGCGATCGCCACCCGCAACCCTTCCAAGCCTGGACTTGCCGAAAATTTCCCCGGCGCCCGCATCGTCAATGGTTACGAGGCGCTGCTCGCCGACAAGGAAGTAGACGCGGTCTATATCTCCACGCCACACACCGGCCATGTCGAATGGGCGATCAAGGCCGCACGCGCCGGCAAGCATATCCTTGTGGAGAAGCCAATCGCACTTTCGGCCTATGATGCCGAAGCCGTTTACTACGAGGCGAAGAAAGCCGCCGTCTTTGCCGGCGAGGCCTTCATGTATCGGGTGCATCCGCAGACGGAAAAGCTGGTGGAGCTCATCAAGAGCGGCGTCATCGGTACGGTGCGTATCATCCGCTCGAGCTTCGGCTTCAATATGGGCAGCTATCGGCCGGAACACCGGCTGTTCGCCAACGATACAGCCGGCGGCGGCATTCTCGATGTCGGCGGCTATCCGGTCTCGATGGCGAGACTGATCGCCGGCGCTGCGGACGGCAAGGCCTTCCTCGAACCGGAAAAGGTTTCGGGCGTCGCCCATCTCGGAGAGAGCGGCGTCGATGAATGGGCGTCCGCCGTGCTCAAATTCCCGAATGAGATCATCGCCGAAGTCTCCTGCTCGATCATGGCGCAACAGGACAATGTGCTGCGCATCATCGGGTCCGAGGGCCGGATCGAGGTCACCGACTTCTGGTTCGCCTCTGGCCACAAGGGCGGCGTCGGCAAGATCGAGATCTTCAAGGGCGGCAAGCAGGAAACCCTCGAGATAAAGGAAGATCGCTGGCTCTATTCCTTCGAGGCAGACGCGGCGGGCGATGCCATCCGCGCCGGCCGGACGGAATTCCCCGCTCCCGGCATGAGCTGGGCGGATTCGATCGGAAACCTGCGCGTGCTTGACCAGTGGCGCGCCTCGGTCGGCCTCGAATACGGCGTCGAGAAGGCGGCAAAGCGCACGACCAACATTGCCGGCGGTGCAGTCACGCGCGGCAGCAGCATTCCGCAGCGTGAGATTCCCGGCATTTCCAAGCCGGCTTCGGTCGTCACGCTCGGCTTCGAATTCTTCCCGAATTTCGCCGCCGCCTCCCTGACGCTCGATGCCTTCTACGAGGCCGGCGGCAATGCCTTCGACACGGCCTATGTCTATGGCGCCGGCAAGACCGAGTCGATCTTCGGGGACTGGCATACCAGCCGCAAGGTGCCGCGCGAGGAGATCGTGCTGATCGGCAAGGGCGCGCATTCGCCGATCTGCTATCCCGACATGATCGCCAAGCAGCTCGACCAGTCGCTCGCCCGGCTGAAGACCGACTATGTCGACATCTATTTCATGCATCGCGACAATACCGACGTGCCGGTCGGCGAGTTCGTCGATGCGATGGATGCCGAGGTCAAGCGCGGCCGCATTCGCGGTATTTTCGGCGGTTCGAACTGGACGCGGGCGCGTTTCGACGAGGCGATCGCCTATGCGGAAAAATCAGGCAAGGCTGCGCCGGCGGCACTCTCCAACAACTTCTCGCTTGCCGAGATGCTCGATCCGATCTGGGCCGGCTGCGTCGCCGCCTCCGACGACGATTGGAAGAAGTGGCTGAACGAGAAGCAGATCCCGAACTTCGCCTGGTCGAGCCAGGGCCGCGGCTTCTTCACCGACCGCGCCGGCCGCGACAAGCGGGATGATGAGGAGATCGTGCGGGCCTGGTATTCCGAGCGCAATTTCGGCCGCCGCGACCGCGCCATCGAACTGGCCAAAAAGCTCGGCCGCAATCCGATCCACATCGCGCTCGCCTATGTCATCGCCCAGCCCTTCCCAGTCATCCCGCTGATCGGGCCGCGCACCGTCGCCGAACTGGAAGACAGCCTCTCGGCGCTCGACATCAAGCTGACGCCCAATCAGGTGAAGTGGCTGGAAGGCTGA
- the cydX gene encoding cytochrome bd-I oxidase subunit CydX has translation MWYFAWILGLPLAAAFAVLNAMWYELMDDAARKKASETRK, from the coding sequence ATGTGGTATTTCGCATGGATCCTCGGCCTGCCGCTGGCTGCCGCCTTCGCCGTCCTCAACGCCATGTGGTATGAGCTGATGGATGACGCCGCCCGAAAGAAGGCGTCCGAAACGCGCAAATAA
- the cydB gene encoding cytochrome d ubiquinol oxidase subunit II, with protein MILHELIDYETLRVIWWLLLGLLLIAFAATGGFDLGVGTLLPFVARTDTERRVAINTIGATWEGNQVWLILGGGAIFAAWPPLYAVSFSGFYLAMFAILLALILRPVGFKYRSKRDSARWRNGWDWALFIGGFVPALIFGVAVGNVLQGVPFRFADDMRIFYEGSFFALLNPYALLCGLLSVAMLTMHGAAWLVLKASGPVAERARSYGGIAALAAIVLFALGGLFLWIGVGGYRITSDISPIGPSNPLLKTVAIKNGAWLANYNAHPWMIVAPLLGFAGAALAFLSMWARREVMTLVFSKVAISGIISTVGLAMFPFILPSSLDPRSSLTVWDASSSHMTLFIMLVVTVIFLPIIVAYTAWVYKVLWGKVDEKSVTDKNSHAY; from the coding sequence ATGATCCTTCATGAACTCATCGATTATGAAACCCTGCGTGTCATCTGGTGGCTGCTGCTCGGCCTGCTGCTGATCGCTTTCGCGGCCACAGGCGGCTTCGACCTCGGCGTCGGAACGCTTCTGCCTTTCGTTGCCCGGACCGATACGGAACGGCGCGTGGCGATCAACACCATCGGCGCCACCTGGGAAGGCAACCAGGTCTGGCTGATCCTCGGCGGTGGTGCCATTTTCGCCGCCTGGCCGCCGCTCTATGCGGTTTCCTTCTCGGGCTTTTATCTCGCCATGTTTGCGATCCTCCTGGCGCTCATCCTGCGTCCGGTTGGTTTCAAATACCGGTCGAAGCGGGACAGTGCCCGCTGGCGCAACGGCTGGGACTGGGCGCTCTTCATCGGCGGCTTCGTGCCGGCGCTGATCTTCGGCGTTGCCGTCGGCAATGTGCTGCAGGGCGTGCCCTTCCGCTTTGCCGACGACATGCGGATCTTCTACGAAGGCTCGTTCTTCGCTTTGCTTAACCCCTATGCCCTGCTCTGCGGCCTGTTGTCCGTCGCCATGCTGACGATGCATGGTGCGGCCTGGCTGGTCTTGAAGGCGAGCGGGCCGGTTGCCGAGCGCGCGAGAAGCTATGGCGGCATTGCCGCCCTTGCCGCCATCGTGCTTTTCGCGCTCGGCGGCCTTTTCCTGTGGATCGGCGTCGGCGGCTATCGCATTACCAGCGATATCAGCCCGATCGGACCGTCAAACCCGCTGTTGAAGACCGTGGCGATCAAGAATGGCGCATGGCTTGCCAATTACAACGCCCATCCCTGGATGATCGTGGCGCCCCTCCTCGGTTTTGCAGGTGCGGCATTGGCCTTCCTCTCGATGTGGGCAAGGCGCGAAGTGATGACGCTCGTCTTCAGCAAGGTGGCGATATCAGGTATCATCTCCACGGTCGGGCTGGCGATGTTCCCGTTCATCCTGCCTTCCTCGCTCGATCCACGATCAAGCCTGACGGTGTGGGACGCATCCTCCAGCCATATGACGCTGTTCATCATGCTTGTTGTGACGGTGATCTTCCTGCCGATCATCGTCGCCTACACGGCTTGGGTCTACAAGGTTTTGTGGGGCAAAGTCGACGAGAAGTCGGTCACCGACAAGAACAGCCACGCCTACTGA
- a CDS encoding cytochrome ubiquinol oxidase subunit I has translation MELDIVALSRFQFALTALYHFLFVPLTLGLSVLLAIMETVYVMTGRQIWRQMTKFWGTLFGINFVLGVATGIVMEFQFGMNWSYYSYYVGDIFGAPLAIEGLMAFFLEATFVGLFFFGWDKLSKVGHLVATWAVALGSNFSALWILIANGWMQNPVGSALNPQTMRMEITSFFDVVFNPVAQAKFVHTVSAGYVCASIFVLGVSAWYVLKGRHIELAKRSMTVAASFGLASALSVVVLGDESGYLATENQKMKLAAIEAMWETEPAPAAFTAFGFPDQEARETHFAVHIPWVMGLIGTRSLTTEIPGIDKLEQQAESRIRDGIKAYDALMQIRAAPAQDQVAQEVRTSFEDLGHDLGYALLLKRYVDDPRQATDAQIVQAARDTIPHVPTLFWSFRIMVGLGIFFILLTATFFWLSARRHLDKYPLLLRVAVLAIPLPWVAIELGWVVAEFGRQPWVIEGVLPTAAAVSSLGASTVLLTIIGFAALYTVLIVIEMSLMIKAIRQGPEPDDEPEAVLISETLVPAAG, from the coding sequence ATGGAACTAGATATCGTAGCACTTTCGCGCTTCCAATTCGCATTGACGGCGCTTTACCACTTCCTGTTCGTGCCGCTGACGCTCGGCCTGTCCGTGCTGCTGGCGATCATGGAAACCGTCTATGTCATGACCGGACGCCAGATCTGGCGGCAGATGACGAAATTCTGGGGCACGCTGTTCGGCATCAATTTCGTGCTCGGCGTCGCCACCGGCATTGTCATGGAATTCCAGTTCGGCATGAACTGGAGCTACTACAGCTATTATGTCGGCGACATCTTCGGTGCGCCGCTGGCGATCGAAGGCCTGATGGCCTTCTTCCTGGAGGCGACCTTCGTCGGCCTGTTCTTCTTCGGCTGGGACAAGCTGTCGAAGGTCGGCCATCTCGTCGCCACCTGGGCGGTGGCGCTCGGCTCGAATTTTTCCGCGCTCTGGATCCTCATCGCCAATGGCTGGATGCAGAACCCGGTGGGATCTGCCCTCAATCCGCAGACGATGCGCATGGAGATCACGAGCTTCTTCGACGTTGTCTTCAATCCGGTCGCCCAGGCGAAATTCGTCCATACGGTGTCGGCGGGTTATGTCTGTGCCTCGATCTTCGTGCTCGGCGTCTCGGCCTGGTATGTGCTGAAGGGCCGGCATATCGAGCTTGCCAAGCGCTCGATGACGGTCGCCGCTTCCTTCGGTCTCGCCTCGGCGCTGTCTGTGGTCGTGCTCGGCGACGAGAGCGGTTATCTCGCGACCGAGAACCAGAAGATGAAACTTGCCGCAATCGAAGCCATGTGGGAGACGGAGCCGGCTCCGGCCGCCTTCACCGCCTTCGGTTTCCCGGATCAGGAAGCGCGCGAAACGCATTTCGCCGTGCATATTCCCTGGGTCATGGGCCTGATCGGCACAAGGTCGCTGACAACAGAGATCCCCGGTATCGACAAGCTCGAACAGCAGGCCGAAAGCCGCATCCGCGACGGCATCAAGGCCTATGACGCACTGATGCAGATTCGTGCGGCACCGGCGCAGGATCAGGTCGCGCAGGAAGTGCGCACCTCCTTCGAGGATCTCGGCCATGATTTGGGTTACGCGCTTCTTCTGAAGCGCTATGTCGACGACCCGCGCCAGGCGACCGACGCGCAGATCGTGCAGGCCGCGCGTGACACGATCCCGCATGTGCCGACACTCTTCTGGTCCTTCCGCATCATGGTCGGCCTCGGCATCTTCTTCATCCTGTTGACCGCCACCTTCTTCTGGCTGTCGGCACGGCGCCACCTCGACAAATACCCGCTGCTCTTACGGGTCGCGGTGCTGGCGATCCCCCTTCCCTGGGTCGCCATCGAACTCGGCTGGGTGGTCGCCGAATTCGGCCGCCAGCCCTGGGTGATCGAAGGCGTGCTGCCGACGGCCGCCGCCGTGTCCAGCCTCGGCGCCAGCACCGTGCTTTTGACGATCATCGGTTTTGCCGCACTCTATACGGTGCTGATCGTCATCGAGATGAGCCTGATGATCAAGGCGATCAGACAGGGGCCGGAACCGGATGACGAGCCGGAGGCCGTGCTGATTTCCGAAACCCTCGTCCCAGCCGCGGGGTGA
- a CDS encoding amino acid ABC transporter ATP-binding/permease protein, giving the protein MSTFVADLKPILRLFLAERRRALMFGAVLSAATVTAGIALLGLSGWFITATALAGLSASAAMTFDVFAPAAGIRLLAIVRTAARYGERLATHDATLGVLAALRERLFRGFAEPGAARALLHRPARLLFRLTADIDALDSLYLRILVPAVVALGAALAASGVLGLMYPVFGLCFGLFLAGAGLGLPWIAGRAARKHARRRAHGIEALRSRTIDLVAGQTDLLMAGRLDGQTSAIMAADGYAARADDRLNRVETRLTFGFGLVSTMLLTASLLAVAALAETKAITAPVAALGLLVAFAAVEPFAALRRGALEIGRTLLAAKRISPRLAVATAAEPLAPPMPGYVFSLAGVTAFYERSAVPALQNIDLVLKQGERLAIIGTSGAGKSSLLALLSGELPAASGSVAAAAATLLTQRTELFEDSLRGNLLLSNPDASEAHLHDALAAAGLLADVDAMPQGLETPLGEGGLGLSGGQSRRLALARLFLRNTPLWLLDEPTEGLDGATARDVLQRLSAMAAGRSLVIATHIRREAVIADRIAVIEGGRISEVSRRGEAAFEKALDRLRPD; this is encoded by the coding sequence ATGAGCACATTTGTTGCAGACCTCAAGCCGATCCTGCGTCTCTTCCTTGCCGAGCGCCGGCGCGCGCTGATGTTTGGCGCGGTGCTCTCGGCCGCGACGGTGACCGCGGGCATTGCGCTGCTCGGCCTGTCCGGCTGGTTCATCACTGCAACCGCGCTCGCCGGTCTTTCGGCGTCGGCGGCCATGACCTTCGACGTCTTTGCGCCTGCGGCCGGCATCCGTTTGCTCGCCATCGTCCGCACCGCGGCGCGTTACGGTGAAAGGCTTGCGACCCATGACGCGACGCTCGGCGTGCTGGCAGCCCTTCGCGAAAGGCTGTTTCGCGGCTTTGCCGAGCCGGGCGCTGCCCGCGCCCTGCTGCATCGCCCTGCCCGGCTGCTCTTCCGGCTGACGGCCGATATCGATGCGCTCGACTCCCTCTATCTCCGAATTCTCGTCCCTGCTGTCGTGGCGCTCGGTGCTGCATTGGCCGCCAGCGGGGTGCTCGGCCTGATGTATCCTGTGTTCGGCCTGTGCTTTGGCCTTTTCCTCGCCGGCGCCGGCCTGGGCCTGCCCTGGATCGCCGGCCGCGCGGCGCGCAAGCATGCGCGCAGGCGCGCCCATGGCATCGAGGCGCTGAGGTCGCGGACGATCGATCTCGTCGCCGGCCAGACCGACCTGCTGATGGCCGGCCGGCTCGATGGTCAGACAAGCGCGATCATGGCCGCCGATGGCTATGCCGCTCGTGCCGACGATCGGCTGAACCGCGTCGAAACCCGTCTGACTTTCGGATTCGGCCTCGTCTCCACCATGTTGCTGACCGCATCGCTGCTCGCCGTCGCCGCGCTGGCAGAGACGAAGGCGATCACCGCGCCTGTCGCGGCCCTCGGCCTGCTCGTCGCCTTCGCGGCAGTCGAACCCTTCGCGGCGCTGCGGCGCGGCGCCCTGGAAATCGGCCGGACGCTGCTGGCGGCGAAGCGTATCTCGCCGCGTCTTGCCGTCGCGACGGCAGCTGAACCTTTGGCGCCGCCGATGCCGGGATATGTCTTTTCACTGGCTGGTGTGACCGCCTTCTATGAACGCTCGGCCGTGCCCGCCCTTCAAAACATCGACCTCGTGCTCAAGCAGGGCGAAAGGCTGGCCATTATCGGGACCAGCGGCGCCGGCAAATCCAGCCTGCTTGCTCTGCTTTCCGGCGAATTGCCTGCAGCGTCGGGAAGCGTCGCCGCGGCGGCGGCGACGCTGCTGACGCAGCGGACGGAACTCTTCGAGGATAGCCTGCGCGGCAATCTCCTTCTTTCCAATCCGGATGCGAGCGAGGCCCACCTGCACGATGCGCTCGCCGCCGCCGGCCTGCTGGCCGATGTCGATGCCATGCCGCAAGGGCTTGAGACGCCGCTCGGCGAAGGCGGCCTCGGCCTGTCCGGCGGCCAGTCACGCCGGCTGGCGCTCGCCCGGCTTTTCCTGCGCAATACGCCGCTCTGGCTGCTCGACGAGCCGACCGAAGGCCTCGACGGCGCCACCGCCCGCGATGTGCTCCAGCGCCTGTCGGCGATGGCAGCGGGCCGTTCGCTTGTTATCGCGACCCATATCCGCCGCGAGGCTGTTATCGCAGACCGCATCGCCGTTATCGAAGGTGGCCGCATTTCAGAAGTTTCGCGCCGTGGAGAGGCGGCATTCGAAAAGGCGCTCGACCGGCTTCGGCCGGACTGA
- the cydD gene encoding thiol reductant ABC exporter subunit CydD, which yields MGTAFFDATNEPEVRPRDDAAVLPGGRAAKGRLRRAAMLQALAAAIWIPQAGLLAIAVGRIADGGGLHDILWPAVGTLLLGLVRSGLDAAGGRLAFRAARAELSRKRRIAVSALSISSPVDRGRPASGKAASVIGEQAELIVPYLVRFQPARMKASLVPLVILAVILPVSWIAALVLLFAAPLIPVFMALIGWRAQAASERQLVATGGLNGFLLDRLRGLATIRALDAVDATALRLRDEADALRKRTMTVLKIAFLSSAVLELFAALGVAMIAVYVGFSLLGEIRFGTWSGRLDLTEGLFILLLAPAFFEPLRELSAVWHDRAAGEAGLKALDSIAAGDLSIQGSGQAMASAGEEAPAIGLENLAFRYGADEPLILDGFHLEIAGGEHLALLGASGSGKSTLLSLIAGLAPCTGGRIVIGGVELLGHTAAALRGSMAWIGQKPHIFAGTITGNISLGRPGITRSDAAKALDAARLGKVADAYGSQPLGEAGIGLSGGEALRLAIARAACNPHLKIILADEPTAHLDAATAAEVTESLLSLARGRTLIVATHDPLLAARMHRSMRIDADLIIREAAE from the coding sequence ATGGGCACAGCTTTCTTCGACGCGACAAACGAACCGGAGGTACGGCCACGGGATGACGCCGCCGTCTTGCCGGGTGGCCGCGCGGCGAAGGGCCGGCTGCGCAGGGCGGCGATGCTGCAGGCGCTGGCCGCCGCCATCTGGATCCCGCAGGCGGGGTTGTTGGCCATCGCCGTAGGCCGCATCGCCGATGGTGGCGGATTACATGACATTCTCTGGCCGGCTGTCGGCACTCTCCTCCTCGGATTGGTGAGAAGCGGTCTCGATGCGGCTGGCGGCCGCCTCGCCTTTCGTGCCGCGCGCGCCGAACTCAGCCGCAAACGCCGGATCGCCGTCTCGGCCCTTTCCATATCGTCGCCTGTCGATCGCGGCCGGCCGGCATCCGGCAAAGCCGCAAGCGTTATCGGCGAGCAGGCCGAGCTCATCGTTCCCTATCTCGTTCGTTTCCAACCGGCGCGCATGAAGGCGAGCCTCGTGCCGCTCGTCATCCTTGCCGTCATCCTGCCGGTTTCCTGGATCGCCGCACTGGTTCTGTTGTTCGCCGCGCCGCTGATCCCTGTTTTCATGGCCCTGATCGGCTGGCGTGCCCAGGCCGCCAGCGAAAGACAACTTGTCGCGACCGGCGGTCTCAACGGCTTCCTGCTCGATCGGCTGCGCGGGCTGGCAACGATCCGCGCGCTCGATGCGGTCGACGCAACTGCGCTCAGGCTGCGGGATGAAGCGGATGCGCTGCGTAAACGCACCATGACGGTGCTGAAGATCGCCTTTCTCTCCTCGGCCGTGCTTGAACTTTTCGCCGCGCTTGGTGTGGCGATGATTGCCGTCTATGTCGGATTCAGCCTGCTCGGCGAGATCCGCTTCGGCACCTGGTCGGGCCGCCTCGACCTGACCGAGGGCCTGTTCATCCTGCTGCTTGCGCCGGCTTTCTTCGAGCCGCTGCGCGAACTCTCTGCCGTCTGGCACGACCGGGCGGCGGGCGAAGCGGGGCTGAAAGCGCTGGACTCCATTGCCGCCGGCGACCTGTCCATTCAGGGTTCTGGCCAGGCAATGGCCTCTGCCGGCGAGGAGGCGCCCGCCATCGGGCTTGAAAATCTCGCCTTTCGCTATGGCGCCGACGAGCCGCTGATTCTCGACGGTTTCCACCTCGAGATCGCCGGCGGCGAACATCTGGCGCTGCTCGGCGCCAGCGGCTCCGGCAAGTCGACGCTTCTTTCTTTGATCGCGGGGCTGGCGCCCTGCACCGGCGGCCGCATCGTCATCGGCGGAGTCGAGCTTTTGGGTCATACGGCGGCCGCTCTGCGCGGTAGCATGGCCTGGATTGGCCAGAAGCCGCATATCTTCGCCGGCACCATTACCGGCAATATTTCGCTCGGCAGACCGGGCATCACGCGCAGCGACGCGGCAAAAGCGCTGGATGCCGCGAGACTTGGGAAGGTGGCCGATGCCTATGGCAGCCAGCCGCTCGGCGAAGCAGGAATCGGGCTTTCCGGCGGCGAGGCGCTGCGGCTTGCGATCGCGCGCGCGGCCTGCAATCCGCATCTCAAGATCATCCTGGCCGACGAACCGACCGCGCATCTCGACGCCGCAACCGCCGCCGAGGTCACGGAAAGCCTGCTTTCGCTTGCGCGCGGCCGCACTTTGATCGTCGCGACCCATGACCCGCTGCTGGCTGCCCGCATGCATCGCAGCATGCGCATCGACGCCGATCTCATCATCCGGGAGGCAGCCGAATGA
- a CDS encoding GbsR/MarR family transcriptional regulator, producing MNLPPLVQSFVLHFGEMGSRWGINRTVGQIYALLFVSPAPLCAEEIADSLGISRSNVSMSLRELQAWNLVLLKHKPDDRRDFFTTPDDVWQILRTLAEERKKREVDPTLSVLREILMQRPASEAERYAQERMGEMHTLIEQLTHWYEDVKQLETERLATLLSLGAKVTKLLEAKDRVISLGRTRRPNPANKS from the coding sequence ATGAACCTTCCGCCTCTTGTCCAGTCCTTCGTTCTCCATTTCGGCGAAATGGGTTCTCGCTGGGGAATCAACCGCACGGTCGGCCAGATCTATGCCCTGCTCTTCGTCTCCCCTGCCCCACTCTGCGCGGAAGAAATCGCCGATTCCCTCGGCATCTCGCGCTCCAATGTCTCGATGAGCCTGCGCGAATTGCAGGCCTGGAACCTCGTGCTTCTCAAGCACAAGCCGGATGACCGCCGCGATTTCTTCACCACGCCGGATGATGTCTGGCAGATATTGCGGACGCTCGCCGAGGAGCGAAAGAAGCGCGAGGTCGATCCGACGCTGTCGGTTCTGCGCGAAATCCTGATGCAGCGCCCCGCCAGCGAAGCCGAGCGCTATGCGCAGGAGCGCATGGGCGAGATGCACACGCTGATCGAACAGCTGACGCATTGGTACGAGGATGTAAAACAACTTGAAACAGAAAGGCTCGCAACGCTACTCTCGCTTGGCGCGAAAGTGACAAAGCTTCTGGAGGCCAAGGACCGGGTCATCTCGCTCGGCCGCACCCGCCGGCCGAATCCTGCGAACAAGAGTTAG
- a CDS encoding HupE/UreJ family protein translates to MKSALKSVLVALAAAALPAVASAHPAIGETAGFSHGFAHPMSGLDHMLAMVMVGVFAFQLGGRATWLVPTTFVLVMALGGALGVAGINVPFVETGIALSVVILGAIVALNVKAPLAVAAGLIGLFAIFHGHAHGAEMPENAAGAAYAAGFMVATALLHAAGLALGYVVGRAGERQGVLVTRTAGSIAALAGVGILSGLI, encoded by the coding sequence ATGAAATCAGCACTCAAGAGCGTCCTTGTTGCCTTGGCCGCCGCAGCGCTTCCGGCCGTCGCCTCGGCCCATCCCGCCATCGGCGAAACTGCCGGCTTCAGCCATGGCTTTGCTCATCCGATGTCCGGCCTCGATCATATGCTCGCAATGGTGATGGTCGGGGTATTTGCCTTTCAGCTTGGCGGTCGCGCCACCTGGCTCGTGCCGACGACCTTCGTTCTGGTGATGGCGCTCGGCGGCGCTCTCGGGGTGGCCGGCATCAATGTTCCCTTCGTTGAAACCGGCATTGCGCTCTCGGTCGTCATCCTCGGCGCCATCGTGGCGCTCAACGTCAAGGCGCCGCTCGCTGTAGCGGCCGGTCTCATCGGTCTTTTCGCCATCTTCCACGGTCACGCGCACGGCGCTGAAATGCCGGAAAATGCTGCTGGCGCCGCCTATGCCGCCGGTTTCATGGTCGCGACCGCACTGCTGCACGCCGCTGGCCTCGCACTTGGCTACGTTGTCGGGCGCGCCGGCGAACGTCAAGGCGTCCTGGTGACGCGCACGGCTGGCAGCATTGCTGCCCTCGCCGGCGTCGGCATCCTGTCCGGCTTGATCTGA
- a CDS encoding hydroxyacid dehydrogenase, with amino-acid sequence MTNTERPLAISAPEPRTLDLIFTDKARAELHAKYQIVEADPENIAGLGDEILGRTRYIIGQPPLSAETLARMPALRSILNVESNLLSNMPYDVLFQRGIHVVTTGQVFAEPVAEIGLGFALALARGIVDADVAFREGRELWGGEGNASARLVAGSEIGIIGFGDLGRALRRVLSGFRARIRVFDPWLPRSILEENGVEPANLEDVLTKSDFVFVVAAVTSENKGFLGAEAFASMRKGAAFILLSRADVVDFDALIAAVSSGHIVAASDVYPAEPLPAGHPVRSLKGFIRSAHRAGALDGAFKKMGDMVLEDMDLMDRGLPPMRCKRAERETVSRMRSKPVAVN; translated from the coding sequence ATGACCAATACCGAACGGCCGCTGGCGATCAGTGCGCCCGAACCGCGCACGCTCGATCTGATCTTCACCGACAAGGCGCGCGCCGAACTGCATGCGAAATACCAAATCGTCGAAGCCGACCCGGAAAATATCGCCGGCCTCGGCGACGAGATCCTCGGCAGGACGCGTTACATCATCGGCCAGCCGCCGCTTTCGGCCGAAACGCTTGCCAGAATGCCGGCCCTGCGCTCGATCCTCAACGTCGAGAGCAATCTCCTGAGCAATATGCCCTATGACGTGCTCTTCCAGCGCGGCATTCATGTCGTGACGACGGGCCAGGTCTTCGCCGAACCGGTCGCCGAAATCGGCCTCGGCTTCGCCCTGGCCTTGGCGCGCGGCATCGTCGACGCGGACGTCGCCTTTCGCGAGGGCCGCGAGCTCTGGGGCGGGGAGGGCAATGCGAGCGCGCGGCTCGTCGCCGGTTCCGAGATCGGCATCATCGGCTTCGGCGATCTCGGCAGGGCGCTGCGCCGGGTGCTTTCCGGCTTCAGGGCGCGCATCAGGGTCTTCGATCCTTGGCTGCCCCGTTCGATCCTCGAGGAAAACGGCGTCGAGCCCGCAAACCTCGAGGATGTGCTGACGAAGAGCGATTTCGTCTTCGTCGTCGCGGCCGTCACCAGCGAAAACAAGGGATTCCTTGGCGCCGAAGCCTTCGCCAGCATGCGCAAGGGCGCGGCCTTCATCCTGCTCAGCCGCGCCGATGTCGTCGATTTCGATGCGCTGATTGCCGCCGTCTCGTCGGGCCACATCGTCGCGGCGAGCGACGTCTACCCGGCGGAGCCGCTGCCGGCCGGACATCCAGTGCGCAGCCTCAAAGGCTTCATCCGCTCAGCACACCGAGCCGGCGCGCTCGACGGCGCCTTCAAGAAGATGGGCGACATGGTGCTCGAAGACATGGACCTGATGGATCGCGGCCTGCCGCCGATGCGCTGCAAACGCGCCGAACGCGAGACGGTCTCGCGCATGCGCTCCAAACCGGTCGCGGTCAACTGA